In Saccharomonospora marina XMU15, one genomic interval encodes:
- a CDS encoding bifunctional 5,10-methylenetetrahydrofolate dehydrogenase/5,10-methenyltetrahydrofolate cyclohydrolase encodes MNAQVLDGRAVAATILDRVRGEVADFVESFDRVPMLATVLVGDDPASHTYVRMKANRCAKVGMRSRQVRLGSDITTDTLVGHLRQLSADPEVDGILLQHPVPGHLDERAAFEAIDPAKDVDGVTRTSFATMSFGEGGFNSATPGGIMALLDAYDIPLAGKHAVVVGRSAILGRPVGMLLLGRDATVTYCHSRTTDLAEHVARADVLVAAVGRPGLIRGGWIKPGAVVVDAGYADNTGDVEYEAAALRASYLTPVPGGVGPMTIATLLAQTIRAAREHEAARRADPELTTTGSGRE; translated from the coding sequence GTGAACGCACAAGTTCTCGACGGGCGCGCCGTGGCCGCCACCATCCTCGACCGGGTCCGCGGCGAGGTCGCCGACTTCGTCGAATCGTTCGACCGGGTGCCGATGCTGGCGACCGTGCTGGTGGGAGACGACCCGGCCTCGCACACCTACGTGCGGATGAAGGCCAATCGCTGCGCGAAGGTCGGTATGCGCTCGCGGCAGGTGCGGCTCGGCAGCGACATCACCACCGACACGCTGGTGGGGCACCTGCGGCAGTTGTCGGCCGATCCCGAGGTGGACGGCATCCTGTTGCAGCACCCGGTACCCGGCCACCTCGACGAGCGCGCCGCGTTCGAGGCCATCGACCCGGCGAAGGACGTGGACGGTGTCACCCGCACCTCCTTCGCCACCATGTCGTTCGGCGAAGGCGGTTTCAACTCGGCGACGCCCGGCGGGATCATGGCGCTGCTGGATGCCTACGACATTCCGCTCGCGGGCAAGCACGCCGTGGTGGTCGGCCGCAGTGCCATCCTCGGCAGGCCCGTCGGCATGCTGCTGCTAGGGCGCGACGCGACGGTCACCTACTGCCACTCCCGCACGACCGATCTCGCCGAGCACGTGGCGCGTGCCGACGTGCTGGTCGCCGCCGTCGGGCGGCCCGGACTCATCCGGGGAGGCTGGATCAAGCCAGGTGCCGTCGTCGTGGACGCCGGATACGCCGACAACACCGGCGATGTGGAGTACGAGGCGGCCGCGCTGCGCGCGTCCTACCTCACTCCCGTTCCCGGAGGGGTGGGGCCGATGACCATCGCCACCCTGCTCGCCCAGACCATCCGCGCGGCGCGTGAGCACGAAGCCGCGCGCCGCGCGGACCCCGAACTGACCACGACCGGTTCCGGAAGGGAGTGA
- a CDS encoding protocatechuate 3,4-dioxygenase yields MTKARDDYVLDLRASRRGYALNRLCGSLKDEDNRRRFGEDEAAYCDAYGLTPEQKKAVLERDWTAMLELGGSIFYTFKLAMLDNKSMQYLGGVFTGMSAEEFTAAMRSGGRKFG; encoded by the coding sequence ATGACCAAGGCCCGTGACGACTATGTGCTGGACCTGCGGGCCAGCAGGCGAGGCTATGCGTTGAACCGGTTGTGCGGTTCGTTGAAGGACGAGGACAACCGCAGGCGGTTCGGTGAGGACGAGGCCGCCTACTGCGACGCGTACGGGTTGACGCCGGAGCAGAAGAAGGCCGTCCTCGAACGGGACTGGACCGCGATGCTGGAACTCGGCGGCTCGATCTTCTACACGTTCAAGCTGGCCATGTTGGACAACAAGTCGATGCAGTACCTCGGTGGGGTCTTCACTGGGATGTCGGCGGAGGAGTTCACCGCGGCCATGCGTTCGGGAGGGCGGAAATTTGGCTAG
- a CDS encoding class III extradiol dioxygenase subunit beta: MARVVWGLATSHVPSIGAAMDNHKTEDPYWKPLFDGYEPARRWLAEHKPDVAVIVYNDHANSIDLDMVPTFAIGTAESYAVADEGWGRRPVPPVKGAPELSEHLVTELIDSSFDITTIHRLDVDHGLTVPLSVAYPDPGQAWPCAVVPVLVNVIQYPQPTAARCYALGKALGRAIRSFPQDLKVAVFGTGGMSHQLAGARAGLINERFDRMFLEAVEGDPEALAALSREDYVREAGTEGIELIMWLVMRGALSDKILRVHDTYHVPASNTAAALALFEDLGDGEGAPA, translated from the coding sequence TTGGCTAGGGTCGTCTGGGGACTCGCCACCTCGCACGTGCCGTCGATCGGTGCGGCGATGGACAACCACAAGACCGAGGACCCCTACTGGAAGCCGCTGTTCGACGGGTACGAGCCCGCGCGCCGGTGGCTGGCAGAACACAAGCCGGACGTGGCGGTGATCGTCTACAACGACCACGCCAACTCCATCGACCTGGACATGGTGCCGACGTTCGCGATCGGTACCGCCGAGTCCTACGCCGTGGCCGACGAGGGCTGGGGCCGCAGGCCGGTGCCGCCGGTGAAGGGCGCGCCCGAGCTGAGCGAGCACCTGGTGACCGAGTTGATCGACTCCTCGTTCGACATCACGACCATCCACCGGCTCGACGTCGACCACGGGCTGACGGTGCCGCTTTCGGTGGCCTACCCGGACCCGGGCCAGGCGTGGCCGTGCGCGGTGGTGCCGGTGCTGGTCAACGTCATCCAGTACCCGCAGCCCACCGCGGCGCGCTGCTACGCGCTCGGCAAGGCGCTCGGCAGGGCCATCCGGTCGTTCCCGCAGGACCTCAAGGTCGCCGTGTTCGGCACCGGCGGCATGTCGCACCAGCTGGCGGGCGCGCGAGCCGGGTTGATCAACGAGCGCTTCGACCGGATGTTCCTGGAGGCCGTGGAGGGTGACCCGGAGGCGCTGGCCGCGTTGAGCCGCGAGGACTACGTCCGGGAGGCGGGCACCGAGGGCATCGAGCTGATCATGTGGCTGGTGATGCGCGGCGCGCTGAGTGACAAGATCCTGCGCGTGCACGACACCTACCATGTCCCCGCGTCGAACACCGCGGCCGCGCTGGCGCTGTTCGAGGATCTCGGCGACGGCGAGGGAGCACCCGCATGA
- a CDS encoding alpha/beta fold hydrolase produces the protein MSTFVLVHGAWHGGWVWQRVAPALRAAGHEVHTPTLTGVSDRAHLLNPSVGLGTHVQDVVALLQAYDLTEVTLVGHSYAGQVVTGVADQVPTRLAKRVYLDAFVGDDADAAIDLLPETIAGHYRESVAGPGFGWLIPVRSLSVLGVSEEADLEWLTPRLTPHPWLTYTEPLRLSGAVGGVPAEFIECVDWMRAFRPHAERAASRGWPVHHIGTGHEAMVTAPKELADLLLSVAGS, from the coding sequence ATGAGCACCTTCGTCCTGGTTCACGGAGCCTGGCACGGCGGTTGGGTGTGGCAGCGTGTCGCGCCTGCGCTGCGGGCGGCAGGGCACGAGGTCCACACGCCCACACTCACCGGCGTCAGCGACCGTGCGCACCTGCTCAACCCCTCGGTCGGGTTGGGCACGCACGTCCAGGACGTCGTGGCGTTGCTGCAGGCCTACGACCTCACCGAGGTCACGCTGGTCGGGCACAGCTACGCCGGGCAGGTCGTCACCGGCGTCGCCGACCAGGTCCCCACGCGGCTGGCCAAGCGGGTGTATCTCGACGCGTTCGTCGGGGACGACGCGGACGCGGCGATCGACCTGCTGCCGGAGACCATCGCAGGGCACTACCGGGAGTCGGTGGCCGGGCCGGGGTTCGGCTGGCTGATCCCGGTGCGTTCGCTGAGCGTGCTCGGGGTCAGCGAGGAGGCGGATCTGGAATGGCTCACGCCGCGACTGACGCCGCACCCGTGGCTGACCTACACCGAACCGCTGCGGCTGAGCGGAGCGGTCGGCGGCGTTCCCGCCGAGTTCATCGAGTGCGTCGACTGGATGCGGGCGTTCCGGCCGCACGCCGAGCGGGCGGCCTCGCGCGGCTGGCCGGTGCACCACATCGGCACCGGCCACGAGGCGATGGTCACCGCACCGAAGGAACTCGCGGACCTGCTGCTTTCGGTAGCGGGGTCGTAG
- the cynS gene encoding cyanase codes for MTPIMSKSDAAELIVAARIRRGLSWSELADKLGAPVVWTTAALLGQHPMTEEQARQVCQLLELDEPVAESLRSQPYRGGGKEALSDPTIYRFVEALAVYGPALKELIHEEFGDGIMSAINFRVDLARRPDPEGDRVVVTFDGKFLDYKW; via the coding sequence ATGACCCCGATCATGAGCAAGTCCGACGCGGCCGAGTTGATCGTCGCCGCGCGAATCCGGCGCGGCCTTTCCTGGTCGGAGCTCGCGGACAAGCTGGGCGCGCCGGTGGTGTGGACCACTGCGGCGCTGCTCGGTCAGCACCCGATGACCGAGGAGCAGGCGCGGCAGGTCTGCCAGTTGCTGGAACTGGACGAGCCGGTCGCGGAAAGCCTGCGGTCGCAGCCCTACCGCGGCGGCGGCAAGGAGGCGCTTTCCGACCCCACGATCTACCGCTTCGTCGAGGCGCTGGCGGTCTACGGGCCCGCGTTGAAGGAACTGATCCACGAGGAGTTCGGCGACGGCATCATGAGTGCCATCAACTTCCGGGTGGACCTCGCCCGCAGGCCGGATCCCGAGGGCGACCGGGTGGTCGTCACCTTCGACGGGAAGTTCCTCGACTACAAGTGGTGA
- a CDS encoding formate/nitrite transporter family protein → MSYLNPSEFATKMIDAGESKVFMSTRDTVIRAYMAGAILALAAAFAVTITVQTGQPLVGALLFPVGFCMLYLLGFDLLTGVFTLVPLALIDRRPGVRVRSVLRNWGLVFVGNFAGALTVALMMAVIVTFGFSMDPNEVGQKLGEIGASRTVGYADHGGAGMLTLFIRGVLCNWMVSTGVVAAMMSTSVSGKVIAMWMPILVFFYMGFEHSVVNMFLFPSGLMLGGDFSIADYFVWNEIPTVVGNLVGGLTFVGLTLYATHARTGAPRSRPLPPEPAAELPAKVNV, encoded by the coding sequence ATGTCATATCTGAATCCCTCGGAATTCGCCACGAAGATGATCGACGCAGGCGAGTCGAAGGTCTTCATGTCCACCCGTGACACCGTCATCCGCGCGTACATGGCGGGTGCGATCCTGGCGCTGGCGGCGGCGTTCGCGGTCACCATCACCGTGCAGACCGGCCAGCCGCTCGTCGGCGCGCTGCTCTTCCCTGTCGGGTTCTGCATGCTCTACCTGCTGGGCTTCGACCTTCTCACCGGTGTGTTCACGCTGGTGCCGCTCGCGCTGATCGACAGGCGACCCGGTGTGCGGGTTCGCTCGGTGCTGCGCAACTGGGGTCTGGTGTTCGTCGGCAACTTCGCGGGCGCGCTCACCGTGGCGCTGATGATGGCGGTCATCGTGACGTTCGGGTTCTCCATGGACCCCAACGAGGTCGGGCAGAAGCTCGGCGAGATCGGCGCGTCGCGGACCGTGGGGTACGCCGACCACGGCGGCGCCGGGATGCTGACGCTGTTCATCCGGGGCGTGCTGTGCAACTGGATGGTGTCCACCGGGGTGGTCGCCGCGATGATGTCGACCTCGGTGTCGGGCAAGGTGATCGCGATGTGGATGCCCATCCTGGTGTTCTTCTACATGGGCTTCGAGCACTCGGTGGTCAACATGTTCCTGTTCCCCTCCGGTCTCATGCTCGGTGGCGACTTCTCCATCGCCGACTACTTCGTGTGGAACGAGATCCCCACCGTCGTCGGCAACCTCGTCGGCGGCCTGACCTTCGTCGGGCTCACGCTGTACGCCACGCACGCCCGCACCGGCGCGCCGCGCAGCCGCCCGTTGCCGCCGGAGCCAGCGGCGGAGCTGCCCGCCAAGGTCAACGTCTGA
- a CDS encoding LuxR C-terminal-related transcriptional regulator: MTGGRRSGSRPAVQLTETAPRDPLALGRTAYLRGAWGEARRQLSAAGALHPLTAADLDRLGVAAFLTGEEATAAQSWASASQTWAGQGAPGHAARSAFWLGVTLLQRGEHARGGGWLARARRLAGAAGDCVECGYLRIPAGLEALERGDGDSAEAVFADVVRTAERFGDPDLRALGNLGRGQALILAGQPGTGTDLLDEAMVAVTAAEVSAIPSGIIYCAVILTCRKLFDLERAGEWTAALSRWCAEQPDLKAYRGQCLVHRSEIMQSRGEWSQAMTEVRRACERLADPPGDPALGMAYYQLGELQRLRGDFGEAERSYRRASAEGHSVQPGLALLRLAQGRTQHALAAIRTAVEEARGTADRARVLLADVEIALAAGEVSSARSAAAELADIAEAFDMPYLRAVVGYARGSVSLCEGDPAAACAELRRTWPAWQRLDLPYEAACVRLRMAQAYRQLADHDSAELELDAARRVFERVGAAPALQRVRELARRAPERAPGSLTRRELEVLRLVATGATNAEIARSLVLSEKTVARHLANTFGKLEVSSRAAATAYAYRHGLA, encoded by the coding sequence GTGACCGGTGGAAGGCGCAGCGGTTCGCGCCCTGCGGTTCAGCTCACCGAGACGGCCCCGCGCGACCCACTCGCGCTGGGCCGCACCGCCTACCTGCGCGGGGCATGGGGAGAGGCTCGCAGGCAGCTTTCCGCGGCGGGCGCGCTTCACCCGCTGACCGCCGCCGACCTGGACCGGCTCGGCGTCGCCGCCTTCCTCACCGGTGAGGAGGCCACCGCCGCCCAGTCGTGGGCATCGGCGAGTCAGACCTGGGCGGGGCAAGGCGCGCCGGGCCACGCCGCAAGGTCGGCGTTCTGGTTGGGGGTCACGCTCCTGCAACGCGGCGAGCACGCCAGGGGCGGCGGCTGGCTCGCGCGGGCGCGGCGGCTCGCCGGTGCTGCCGGTGACTGCGTGGAGTGTGGCTACCTGCGCATCCCGGCCGGGCTGGAAGCGCTGGAGCGGGGCGACGGGGACAGCGCGGAGGCCGTGTTCGCCGACGTGGTTCGTACGGCCGAGCGGTTCGGCGACCCTGACCTGCGTGCGCTGGGAAACCTCGGCAGGGGACAGGCACTCATCCTCGCCGGTCAGCCGGGCACCGGCACCGATCTGCTGGACGAGGCGATGGTCGCGGTCACCGCGGCAGAGGTTTCGGCCATCCCCTCGGGCATCATCTACTGCGCTGTGATCCTGACCTGCCGCAAGCTGTTCGACCTGGAACGGGCAGGGGAGTGGACTGCCGCGCTGAGCCGCTGGTGTGCCGAGCAGCCCGACCTGAAGGCCTACCGAGGGCAGTGTCTTGTGCACCGCTCGGAAATCATGCAGTCGCGCGGTGAGTGGTCGCAGGCCATGACGGAGGTCCGGCGCGCCTGCGAGCGGCTGGCCGACCCGCCGGGGGATCCGGCGCTCGGGATGGCCTACTACCAGCTGGGCGAACTGCAGCGGTTACGTGGCGACTTCGGCGAGGCCGAGCGCAGCTACCGCAGGGCCAGCGCGGAAGGTCACTCGGTGCAGCCGGGATTGGCGTTGTTGCGGCTGGCGCAGGGCCGTACGCAGCACGCGCTCGCCGCGATCCGTACCGCGGTCGAGGAGGCGCGCGGCACCGCGGACCGCGCGAGGGTGCTGCTCGCCGACGTCGAGATCGCGCTCGCGGCGGGGGAGGTTTCCTCGGCCAGGTCCGCCGCGGCCGAACTCGCCGACATCGCCGAGGCCTTCGACATGCCGTACCTGCGCGCGGTGGTGGGTTACGCGCGTGGCTCGGTGTCGCTTTGTGAGGGCGACCCGGCCGCGGCCTGCGCCGAACTCCGGCGAACCTGGCCCGCGTGGCAGCGGCTCGATCTGCCCTACGAGGCCGCCTGCGTCCGGCTGCGGATGGCGCAGGCGTACCGGCAACTGGCCGACCACGACAGCGCGGAGCTGGAGCTGGACGCGGCCCGCCGGGTCTTCGAGCGGGTGGGTGCCGCACCCGCGCTGCAGCGGGTACGCGAGCTCGCCCGACGAGCGCCCGAGCGAGCACCGGGCTCGCTGACCAGGCGTGAGCTTGAGGTGCTGCGGTTGGTCGCCACGGGCGCGACCAACGCCGAGATCGCGCGCTCGCTGGTGCTCAGCGAGAAGACCGTGGCCAGGCACCTGGCCAACACCTTCGGCAAGCTCGAGGTGTCCTCCCGCGCGGCGGCCACCGCCTACGCCTACCGCCACGGCCTCGCATAG
- a CDS encoding alpha/beta fold hydrolase produces MNQHPGVEATGVRRAEPSRAYRRAYDGSRLRRRSVELAGGSRVNLLESGFGPPVVCLHGTGSSAPFLSPLLRLLDGFRVIAPDRPGQGLSDPVDLPRHGYRAAAVGWLDRLFDTLDVVPAALVGHSMGGVWALWYALDRPDRLRRLVLIAAPALPGTCAPLPYRLLATPGLGDLLARIPPTEASVRRFARFMGERAAIDEHPELIDLLVAHGRDPVAAMVDRREVRVIVSPLALLSASGFRARTRLRRSELGRLSVPTLLVWGRHDPVGRVATVSAVAELIARGRLAAVPGGHAPWLGHPEPTASAISRFVQEGEQR; encoded by the coding sequence ATGAACCAGCATCCCGGTGTCGAAGCCACCGGAGTCCGTCGCGCCGAACCGTCGCGGGCGTACCGGCGCGCGTACGACGGCTCGCGCCTGCGACGCCGCTCGGTCGAGCTGGCCGGCGGGTCGCGGGTCAACCTGCTCGAAAGCGGTTTCGGGCCACCCGTGGTGTGCCTGCACGGCACGGGCAGCTCGGCACCGTTCCTTTCGCCGCTGCTGCGGCTACTGGACGGGTTCCGCGTCATCGCGCCCGACCGGCCGGGACAGGGGCTGAGCGATCCTGTCGACCTGCCGCGGCACGGTTACCGCGCGGCGGCCGTTGGCTGGCTCGACCGGTTGTTCGACACGCTGGACGTGGTGCCCGCCGCGCTCGTGGGCCATTCGATGGGAGGCGTGTGGGCGCTGTGGTACGCGCTCGACCGTCCCGACCGGTTGCGGCGGCTGGTGCTGATCGCAGCGCCCGCCCTGCCCGGCACCTGTGCCCCGCTGCCGTACCGGCTGCTGGCAACCCCCGGCCTCGGTGACCTGCTGGCAAGGATTCCTCCCACCGAGGCTTCGGTGCGGCGGTTCGCCCGGTTCATGGGGGAGCGGGCCGCGATCGATGAGCACCCGGAGTTGATCGACCTGCTCGTGGCCCACGGACGTGACCCGGTGGCCGCGATGGTGGACCGGCGGGAGGTCCGCGTCATCGTCTCGCCGCTGGCACTGCTTTCGGCCTCGGGATTTCGGGCGCGCACGCGGTTGCGCCGGTCCGAACTGGGGCGGCTGTCGGTGCCCACGCTGCTGGTGTGGGGAAGGCACGACCCCGTCGGCCGGGTCGCGACGGTCAGCGCGGTGGCCGAGCTGATTGCCCGAGGGCGGCTGGCGGCCGTGCCTGGCGGACACGCGCCCTGGCTCGGCCACCCCGAGCCGACCGCGTCGGCCATCTCCCGATTCGTACAGGAAGGAGAACAACGATGA
- a CDS encoding class I SAM-dependent methyltransferase, whose product MTTHNTQTTQTTKHNSATQRDAWDSIASGYDRYVTPENVRHGEEIIRTLDLGPGTRLLDVASGSGALSLPAARRGARVLAVDISGEMLERLTARARAEGLAGIDTAVMDGQSLDLPDDSFDAAVSQHGVSLFDDVDAGLAELVRVTRPGGTVVISAFGDLREAEFLGFFVSAVRAVVPDFAGLPTDPPPPPFQLAQPDVLRRRLVDAGLRDVSVRTITWRLTVDSATRLWKLVTSSNPIGARLVAGLTEQQRADALGVLDGVLRERSGAAPEAVLHTSINVGTGTK is encoded by the coding sequence ATGACTACACACAACACTCAGACCACTCAGACCACGAAGCACAACAGCGCGACACAGCGGGACGCGTGGGACTCGATCGCCTCCGGCTACGACCGCTACGTCACTCCCGAGAACGTCCGGCACGGCGAGGAGATCATCCGCACGCTCGACCTCGGCCCGGGAACCCGGTTGCTGGACGTCGCCTCCGGCAGCGGCGCGCTCAGCCTGCCCGCTGCCCGTCGTGGTGCCCGCGTGCTCGCCGTCGACATCTCCGGGGAGATGCTCGAAAGGCTCACCGCTCGTGCCCGAGCGGAGGGTCTGGCGGGTATCGACACCGCCGTCATGGACGGGCAGTCGCTGGACCTGCCCGACGACAGCTTCGACGCGGCCGTCTCGCAGCACGGGGTGTCGCTGTTCGACGATGTCGATGCCGGGCTCGCGGAACTGGTGCGCGTGACGCGGCCGGGCGGCACGGTCGTGATCTCCGCGTTCGGCGACCTGCGGGAGGCGGAGTTCCTCGGCTTCTTCGTCAGCGCGGTCCGTGCGGTGGTGCCCGACTTCGCCGGGCTGCCGACGGACCCGCCACCACCGCCGTTCCAGTTGGCGCAACCCGATGTGCTGCGTCGCAGGCTGGTCGATGCCGGGCTGCGCGACGTGTCCGTGCGCACCATTACCTGGCGGCTGACCGTCGACTCCGCCACTCGGCTGTGGAAGCTGGTGACCTCCAGCAATCCGATCGGCGCCCGGCTGGTCGCCGGCCTGACCGAACAGCAACGGGCCGACGCGCTTGGGGTGTTGGACGGTGTGCTGCGCGAACGCTCGGGCGCAGCGCCGGAGGCGGTGCTGCACACCTCGATCAACGTCGGTACCGGCACGAAGTGA
- a CDS encoding Nramp family divalent metal transporter: MAEKTGPGRDQTTLPSKYLPAVEFRDLPEPVPLRRITGASVIILATAIGSGEAVLWPYITSQIGFIFIWAAVVGFGIQFFLNMEIERYTLATGESAITGFARLWKPWWWLFIVFALLQNFWPGWATGASTTASFALGLGEDAPIVPMTIAALIAIGITLTLSPVVYQWVEKIQGVLVGLIMLFVVVAIPVATTGEAWSALVTEGIGDMGFPLGHEGLSIALLLGALAFAGAGGANNLVQSNYIRDKGMGMGLRMPRIVSPITGHEEARPSIGYMFPTDEENMRRWRGWWKVANIEQFITFFVIGVLSLVILSVLAYSTLPVGEVGAQDLDFLRVEGQALQDSVAPWFGTAFWAAATVALFSTNLGIIDYTCRLVADQLKVNALKDSQFWSESKIYAAFVWLMILVGSVILMSGVDQPFLLVVISSSIAGVQMFIYSGLLMLLNRKALPKPLRISGVRLAVLAISFLFFGFLSVLLVLDNLGV, translated from the coding sequence ATGGCGGAGAAGACTGGTCCCGGGCGAGACCAAACCACACTTCCGAGCAAGTACCTGCCAGCAGTGGAGTTCCGGGATCTTCCGGAACCGGTCCCGTTGCGCCGAATCACCGGGGCGAGCGTCATCATCCTCGCGACCGCGATCGGTTCGGGCGAGGCGGTGCTGTGGCCCTACATCACCTCCCAGATCGGGTTCATCTTCATCTGGGCGGCCGTCGTGGGGTTCGGTATCCAGTTCTTCCTGAACATGGAGATCGAGCGCTACACGCTTGCCACAGGTGAATCGGCGATCACCGGGTTCGCCCGGTTGTGGAAGCCGTGGTGGTGGCTGTTCATCGTCTTCGCGCTGTTGCAGAACTTCTGGCCGGGGTGGGCCACGGGTGCCTCCACGACGGCGTCGTTCGCGCTCGGTCTCGGCGAGGACGCTCCGATCGTCCCGATGACCATCGCCGCGCTGATCGCTATCGGCATCACGCTGACTCTGTCACCGGTGGTCTACCAGTGGGTCGAGAAGATCCAGGGCGTGCTGGTGGGGCTGATCATGCTGTTCGTGGTGGTCGCTATCCCGGTGGCCACGACCGGCGAGGCATGGAGCGCCCTGGTCACCGAGGGCATCGGGGACATGGGTTTCCCGCTCGGCCACGAGGGCCTGAGCATCGCCCTGCTGCTCGGCGCGCTGGCGTTCGCGGGCGCCGGCGGCGCGAACAACCTCGTGCAGAGCAACTACATCCGGGACAAGGGCATGGGAATGGGCCTGCGGATGCCCAGGATCGTCTCGCCCATCACCGGACACGAGGAGGCGCGGCCCTCGATCGGTTACATGTTCCCGACCGACGAGGAGAACATGCGCCGCTGGCGCGGCTGGTGGAAGGTCGCGAACATCGAGCAGTTCATCACCTTCTTCGTGATCGGTGTGCTGTCACTGGTGATCCTGTCGGTGCTGGCCTACTCGACGCTGCCGGTGGGCGAAGTGGGGGCCCAGGATCTGGACTTCCTGCGAGTTGAGGGCCAGGCGCTGCAGGACAGCGTGGCACCGTGGTTCGGCACCGCTTTCTGGGCGGCCGCCACCGTGGCGCTGTTCTCGACCAACCTCGGCATCATCGACTACACCTGCAGGCTTGTTGCCGACCAACTCAAGGTGAACGCGCTCAAGGACAGCCAGTTCTGGTCGGAGAGCAAGATCTACGCCGCGTTCGTGTGGCTGATGATCCTGGTCGGTTCGGTGATCCTGATGTCCGGTGTGGACCAGCCGTTCCTGCTCGTGGTCATCTCTTCCTCCATCGCGGGCGTGCAGATGTTCATCTACTCCGGACTGCTCATGTTGCTGAACCGGAAGGCGTTGCCGAAGCCGCTGCGCATCAGCGGGGTGCGGCTGGCCGTGCTCGCGATCTCGTTCCTGTTCTTCGGCTTCCTCTCGGTGCTACTCGTGCTCGACAACCTCGGAGTCTGA
- a CDS encoding flavin monoamine oxidase family protein: MPDVVIVGAGIAGLTAARELVAAGKEVVVAEARDRVGGRVLNAGLPGTEQFVEVGGQWIGPGQDRLRRLLDELALDTYPTYDTGLKVAELGGRTLRYSGRVPRLNPLVLADIGQAQARLDRAARRVPLESPWLAPGAARIDGQTLATWLRRNVRTATARAFFRLVTEAVWCADPEEISALWAQFYLHSGGGIDSLINTTGGAQQDRVTGGMQGVATAMAAELGERVVLSAPVSEIRWTEDGARVRAGRRQWRAKQVVVAVPPPLAARLRFEPGLPAERAQLLQRMPMGWTIKVNAAYDEPFWRQRGLSGQANSDRRMLGTVFDGGPPDGGPAVLVGFLEARHAQVAARMDAEARREAVLADLAAYFGPEAGRPAHYVERDWAAEEYTRGCYGAFATPMTLTRFGQWLRGPVGPLHWAGTETATRWAGYVDGAVESGRRVAAEILGRVQD, translated from the coding sequence GTGCCGGATGTCGTGATCGTGGGTGCGGGCATCGCGGGGTTGACCGCGGCCCGTGAGTTGGTGGCGGCGGGCAAGGAAGTCGTGGTCGCCGAGGCGCGTGACCGGGTCGGTGGCCGCGTGCTCAACGCGGGACTGCCCGGCACCGAGCAGTTCGTCGAGGTCGGTGGCCAGTGGATCGGTCCTGGCCAGGACCGGCTACGGCGCCTGCTGGACGAGTTGGCGCTGGACACCTACCCGACCTACGACACCGGGCTGAAGGTGGCCGAACTCGGTGGTCGCACGCTGCGGTATTCGGGCCGGGTTCCGAGGCTGAACCCGCTGGTGCTGGCCGACATCGGGCAGGCGCAGGCGCGGCTGGACCGGGCGGCGCGCCGGGTGCCGCTGGAGTCACCCTGGCTGGCGCCGGGCGCCGCTCGTATCGACGGGCAGACGCTTGCCACCTGGTTGCGCCGCAACGTGCGCACCGCCACCGCAAGGGCGTTCTTCCGGCTGGTCACCGAGGCGGTGTGGTGTGCCGATCCGGAGGAGATCTCGGCGCTGTGGGCACAGTTCTACCTGCACTCAGGTGGCGGAATCGATTCGCTCATCAACACGACCGGCGGTGCGCAGCAGGATCGGGTCACCGGTGGCATGCAGGGTGTCGCCACGGCGATGGCGGCCGAACTCGGTGAGCGCGTCGTGCTGTCGGCACCGGTGAGCGAGATCCGCTGGACCGAGGACGGCGCCCGGGTCCGTGCGGGCAGGCGGCAGTGGCGGGCCAAACAGGTGGTGGTGGCGGTGCCGCCGCCGCTGGCGGCCCGGCTGCGGTTCGAGCCGGGACTACCCGCCGAGCGCGCACAGTTGCTGCAGCGCATGCCGATGGGGTGGACCATCAAGGTCAACGCCGCCTACGACGAGCCGTTCTGGCGGCAGCGGGGCCTTTCCGGGCAGGCCAACAGTGACCGGCGCATGCTGGGCACCGTGTTCGACGGCGGCCCACCCGACGGTGGCCCGGCCGTACTGGTCGGCTTCCTCGAGGCACGCCACGCCCAGGTCGCTGCCCGCATGGACGCCGAGGCCAGACGGGAGGCGGTGCTTGCGGATCTGGCCGCCTACTTCGGGCCGGAGGCAGGCAGACCCGCACACTACGTGGAGCGGGACTGGGCCGCCGAGGAGTACACGCGCGGCTGCTACGGCGCGTTCGCCACGCCGATGACGCTCACGCGGTTCGGTCAGTGGCTGCGAGGGCCCGTGGGCCCGCTGCACTGGGCGGGTACCGAGACCGCGACCAGGTGGGCAGGCTACGTGGACGGCGCAGTGGAGTCCGGCCGCAGGGTGGCCGCGGAGATCCTGGGCCGGGTCCAGGACTGA